From Plasmodium chabaudi chabaudi strain AS genome assembly, chromosome: 12, the proteins below share one genomic window:
- a CDS encoding inner membrane complex sub-compartment protein 1, putative (term=annotation;date=20120313;qualifier=added_literature=pmid:22389454;qualifier=removed_product=conserved protein, unknown function;qualifier=added_product=inner membrane complex protein, putative;qualifier=added_literature=pmid:20844581;curatorName=ucb@sanger.ac.uk;~;query 115-115;GPI_cleavage_site_score=0.64089996), giving the protein MGNIVSCCSLDESKKYVNDDEILETFSNAEISEFKNRLKNNIQIVVLLQDGTKLPCNLQANFAEKTLCISCHQKVRMINFSDIRSLLYGEEQLKRVETQANLISGNCCLALHLDDSGNCIPIKFEAMKDKNLFIYIMRDYKKN; this is encoded by the exons ATGGGGAATATTGTATCCTGTTGTTCACTAGATGAATCTAAAAAATACGTAAACGATGACGAAATATTAGAAA caTTTTCAAATGCTGAGATAAGCGAATTTAAAAACCgactaaaaaataacatccAAATCGTTGTTCTGTTACAA gaTGGAACCAAATTACCTTGTAATTTACAAGCAAATTTCGCTGAAAAAACTTTATGTATATCTTGCCATCAAAAG GTACGAATGATTAATTTCAGTGATATTCGATCATTATTGTATGGAGAAGAACAATTAAAAAGAGTAGAAACACAAGCAAATTTAATTAGTGGCAATTGTTGTTTGGCGTTACATTTAGATGATAGTGGTAATTGTATACctataaaatttgaagCAATGAAAgacaaaaatttatttatttatattatgagagattataaaaaaaattaa